A stretch of DNA from Triticum dicoccoides isolate Atlit2015 ecotype Zavitan chromosome 2A, WEW_v2.0, whole genome shotgun sequence:
AAAACTAGTCATCTCTATTTGCTGTACTTCTTCGCCCTTCGAATTTGGTATTAAAAATAATGTTCTTTGCTAGTTTTTGAATCTGTTGGGTTGGAACTTGAAAAATCCTTAAGAACGTAAGAATATAAAATACCGGTACTGCACTTGAAATTTTCAGAGTTGCATCTGTATTTCCTTGTAACAGTGTGTTTGTAAATTCATTTCTGTCAAAAACATTAACAATGTGGATTTACCAGTTAACTAGTACTGCAATAACGAAAGTACTACAAATTGAACCAATTGGACAACTCCCCTTCTATACAATCAGCTTATCTGTATCGGTATTTTTTTCCCAAGGCAGCGCTCTGATAATTGTTTGAATTGCCTTGCAGAGTTCCATGCATCTTGTGTGGACATGTGGCTCACATCCTGGAGATCATTCTGCCCCGTGTGCAAGCGAGATGCAGGCGCTGGAATGACAGGCCCTCCTGCCTCGGAGACCACCCCATTGTTTGCTTCTGCGGTTCACTTGGCATCTCCGTCATCCTCATTCCGGTCGAGCGTGGGAGCATCCCCTCCCAGACCAATAAGCCGGCGTCCTTCATCGCAGTCCATATCTCGAATCTACTCTGCTTCCGGCACCCCGCACTCTCTGAACACCCAAAGACCATACAGGAACTCATCAGCCATGAGCATAAGCAGAAGCAGCGCAGACCTCGCAAACATGTCTTCGCCCTACCTCCGCACCTCACTCCTCCGCGGAGGCTCCACACACTCCCTGGTCGGTAACCACCTGTCTCCACCAGTCAACATAAGTTATGCTTATGCCCCACCGCAGATGTACAATTCCGGCTATGGGTCGCCCAGCCCGCATGCCGGTTCTTCATACATCTCCAACTCTGGGTACGGATCGTCGTCGGGCTACTACCTGGGCTCGTCCAGCCAGCATCGGTCTTCGGCGTACCTGAGGCGCTGCGGGGAGTCGGGGCCGAGCCTGTCCACCATGGCTCCTCAGTCACCACAGCAGCAGTCCCAGCTGCTGCGGCACGGCGGCGAGTCGGACGCGAGCCTGAACCTGGCGGGCGCGTCGTCGGCCCAGTCCTTCCGGCAGTCCTACCTGAGGCACTGCGGCGACTCGGACGCGAGCCTGTCCGCCATGGCGTCGTCGGGGCAGTCGCTGCCAGGATGCTGATTGTGATGAGCATTAAGCTGAAGCTCGCTCTTCTCCGCGTTCGCAAGAGACGGCGTGACCTGTGAATACATCGAGTGCGGCATGTAACATAGGCAAATTGCCTGCCTGAAGAGTGAGGGAGAGAAAACCTGCATAGATTTTGTTCTGGCGTTTTTGTGTGTGTTTCTAGtgattgtttgggtttattttccgCGCTTATGGATGTACATTACAGGTATATAAGACAGCATAGTGATGATGTCTTCTTCATGGTTATGGAAGTGAAAGTAATGTTATGGAAGTGAAAGTAATGGTATGAATGCTGTCTTCATGGTTATAAGACAGCATAGTGATGATGTTTTAGATGTATGATCCTGTCTGATTACCACTCCCTCCTTCCATGCCATGTTTACAGGG
This window harbors:
- the LOC119357300 gene encoding receptor homology region, transmembrane domain- and RING domain-containing protein 1-like isoform X1, with the protein product MKSIRGALLSPFCLCAVVCLMAQIGAANVVLMGNNLTLSFDDVEANFSPAVKGSGVNGLVYTAEPLNACSALTNKGVEGPPSPFALVVRGGCTFDEKVKNVQDAGFKAAIVYDNENSGVLVSSVTVAGSSSGIQIYAVFISKVSGEVLKKFSGRTDVEVWIIPTFENSAWSIMAISFISLLAMSAVLATCFFVRRHRIRRDRPRNLDSREFHGMSSQLVKAMPSLIFTKVQEDNCTSSMCAICLEDYTVGEQIRVLPCRHKFHASCVDMWLTSWRSFCPVCKRDAGAGMTGPPASETTPLFASAVHLASPSSSFRSSVGASPPRPISRRPSSQSISRIYSASGTPHSLNTQRPYRNSSAMSISRSSADLANMSSPYLRTSLLRGGSTHSLVGNHLSPPVNISYAYAPPQMYNSGYGSPSPHAGSSYISNSGYGSSSGYYLGSSSQHRSSAYLRRCGESGPSLSTMAPQSPQQQSQLLRHGGESDASLNLAGASSAQSFRQSYLRHCGDSDASLSAMASSGQSLPGC
- the LOC119357300 gene encoding receptor homology region, transmembrane domain- and RING domain-containing protein 1-like isoform X2 translates to MKSIRGALLSPFCLCAVVCLMAQIGAANVVLMGNNLTLSFDDVEANFSPAVKGSGVNGLVYTAEPLNACSALTNKGVEGPPSPFALVVRGGCTFDEKVKNVQDAGFKAAIVYDNENSGVLVSMAGSSSGIQIYAVFISKVSGEVLKKFSGRTDVEVWIIPTFENSAWSIMAISFISLLAMSAVLATCFFVRRHRIRRDRPRNLDSREFHGMSSQLVKAMPSLIFTKVQEDNCTSSMCAICLEDYTVGEQIRVLPCRHKFHASCVDMWLTSWRSFCPVCKRDAGAGMTGPPASETTPLFASAVHLASPSSSFRSSVGASPPRPISRRPSSQSISRIYSASGTPHSLNTQRPYRNSSAMSISRSSADLANMSSPYLRTSLLRGGSTHSLVGNHLSPPVNISYAYAPPQMYNSGYGSPSPHAGSSYISNSGYGSSSGYYLGSSSQHRSSAYLRRCGESGPSLSTMAPQSPQQQSQLLRHGGESDASLNLAGASSAQSFRQSYLRHCGDSDASLSAMASSGQSLPGC